From a single Streptomyces rubradiris genomic region:
- a CDS encoding CehA/McbA family metallohydrolase, producing the protein MAPGWVARRGCVRVVRGRARPLGDAAHRYCPGPLGSAYVDRVTTLRGTFAPGSPDFAYLPFEVPAGTAELKVTYTYDKPPVPPGTPGNALDIGLFDPRGTEVGGRGFRGWSGGARSEFFVRADAATPGYLPGPLTPGTWHIALGPYTVAPQGLAYEVSVTLTEGAAGATPEPVYPPGRARGRGRDWYRGDCHLHSWHSDGRRTPAEIAALARAAGLDFVNSSDHNTNASHPHWADAAGDDLLVLLGEEVTTRNGHVLALGTDPGTFVDWRYRARDGRWAHFARAIRRAGGLVVPAHPHGDCVGCSWRFGFAEADAVEVWNGMWTPDDELALAGWDARLVAAARGERAWLPALGNSDAHRDPDVVGLPQTVVLADGLTREAIQEGLRAGRSYVAESRHVSLDFSVTAEGGERAGIGERLAVAPDTPVTVRLQVSGAPRCAVRFLTDQGLVFTGQPLPVSGTGAVEWRTSPARAAYVRAEVRHETALGPVPGAMAAFTNPVFLGPVSGGWPGAAR; encoded by the coding sequence GTGGCGCCAGGTTGGGTTGCCCGCCGTGGGTGCGTCCGGGTCGTTCGCGGCCGGGCGCGCCCGCTCGGTGACGCCGCGCACAGGTATTGTCCCGGGCCCCTTGGGTCGGCTTACGTTGACAGGGTGACGACGTTGCGCGGCACCTTCGCACCCGGCTCCCCCGACTTCGCGTACCTCCCCTTCGAAGTCCCGGCGGGCACGGCAGAGTTGAAAGTCACCTACACCTACGACAAACCGCCCGTCCCGCCCGGCACCCCCGGCAACGCGCTCGACATCGGGCTGTTCGACCCGCGGGGGACCGAGGTCGGCGGGCGGGGGTTCCGGGGCTGGTCGGGCGGGGCGCGCAGCGAGTTCTTCGTGCGGGCCGACGCGGCGACCCCCGGGTACCTGCCCGGGCCGCTCACCCCCGGCACCTGGCACATCGCCCTCGGCCCCTACACCGTGGCCCCGCAGGGGCTGGCCTACGAGGTGAGCGTCACCCTGACCGAGGGAGCGGCCGGTGCGACCCCCGAGCCGGTGTACCCGCCCGGCCGGGCCCGGGGGCGGGGGCGGGACTGGTACCGGGGCGACTGCCATCTGCACTCCTGGCACTCCGACGGCCGCCGCACCCCCGCCGAGATCGCGGCGCTGGCCCGCGCCGCCGGGCTGGACTTCGTCAACAGCTCCGACCACAACACCAACGCCTCGCACCCCCACTGGGCCGACGCGGCCGGCGACGACCTGCTGGTGCTGCTCGGCGAGGAGGTCACCACCCGCAACGGGCACGTGCTCGCGCTCGGCACCGACCCGGGCACCTTCGTCGACTGGCGCTACCGGGCCCGCGACGGCCGCTGGGCGCACTTCGCGCGGGCGATCCGGCGGGCCGGCGGCCTGGTCGTACCGGCCCATCCGCACGGCGACTGCGTGGGCTGCTCCTGGCGGTTCGGGTTCGCGGAGGCGGACGCCGTGGAGGTGTGGAACGGGATGTGGACGCCCGACGACGAACTGGCGCTCGCGGGCTGGGACGCGCGGCTGGTGGCGGCGGCGCGGGGCGAGCGGGCGTGGCTGCCCGCGCTGGGCAACAGCGACGCCCACCGCGATCCGGACGTGGTCGGGCTGCCCCAGACGGTCGTCCTCGCCGACGGCCTGACCCGGGAGGCGATCCAGGAGGGACTGCGGGCCGGGCGGTCCTACGTGGCCGAGTCGCGCCATGTCTCGCTGGACTTCTCCGTCACGGCGGAGGGAGGTGAGCGGGCCGGGATCGGGGAGCGGCTGGCGGTGGCCCCGGACACCCCGGTGACCGTGCGGCTCCAGGTGTCCGGCGCGCCGCGCTGCGCGGTGCGGTTCCTGACCGACCAGGGCCTGGTGTTCACCGGCCAGCCGCTGCCGGTGTCCGGCACGGGGGCCGTGGAGTGGCGCACCTCCCCGGCCCGCGCGGCCTACGTCCGGGCCGAGGTGCGGCACGAGACGGCGCTGGGCCCGGTGCCGGGGGCGATGGCCGCGTTCACCAACCCGGTCTTCCTCGGACCGGTCAGCGGCGGGTGGCCCGGCGCAGCGCGATGA